CAGCAGTATTTTTCATGAGCGAGCTAAGGATGTTAATCATCACGTCATCTATTCCAACCCAAGTATTACGGATACTGTCGATGCCCTTTTAGAGTATGCAGAAAAGAAACATTTTAAATTAATTATTATGGGTACCAGGGGACTTACGACGTTAAAAGGGTTGATATTTGGTTGTTTAGCTCACAATGTACTCAATAGGTCGCCAATACCCGTTCTACTCATAAAGAAACTCCCGCAAGATTTTATTGACGATTTTTGCTTACACCTGGGTTCATAAATTTAATCAAATTTTAAATGATGTAATGTATGGTAATATGAGACAGAAACTAGAATCCCGCAGAGAAATTGTCTCTGCGGGACAGTCTATTTTGGATGTCCAATGGGTTTAATTGTTTTTGCTCTTTACTTCACATGAAGAGGAAGGCTTAAAAGGTTTAAATAGAAAGGTGGGATCACATTGTCCGGCAGAGCCCTTAATAAAGTCATACTACCAGCTGACCAAAATTATCGGGAATCGGGAGAGAGAAGCAATCCAATCTGGCTTTTGTTTAATCCAAAACATCCGGCGGTTCGCCACTATATTTGGACACCGGTATTATCTGAGATACAAGATAAAGTTTATCGAGAACTTCATACAAGAATTGATACAAAGAAATTTTATATTCGAAATGCGGTTAGCGATAGTAAAATTGTGCCTAATACTCAAAATTGGTGGGACAACAAAGTATCCTTAGAAATCAATGAATTTAGAGAGATTGCTTTACAGTATAAGCCAAAGATCATCATTTCGTTTGGGGCATTTCCTTATGAATTTGTCAGGCGTGTTTATAAAAAAAGGCCGGAGAAAGGGCCGAAGTATTGGGGAACAACTAATTTAGGGGATGAATTCGGGAAAACAATGGCTAATTTCGATATTCAAAAGACAAATATCGTCCCTTTGCTTCGCAGAGTAGTAACCAGCAATAAATTTATTGAAGAAATTGACCTGGCGGATAATTACTTTCAGTATGTTGGATTAAAGATTGCAGAAAAAATTATTGAGCATCAGGATAGTCTCAATATCTGGATTGAATAACTCATTCTTAAAAAGAAGAAAATTCATAATCAATAAATGATATTAAAACGAATTTGATTTGGCTAATTCAAATTTGTCTTAATGATCGTTGGTTATTGTGAAGGAAAGTGAATCATGGTCAAGGCAGGGAAATGAGAATTCTGAAGGAAATAATAGTCCTTTGGAATTTTTTTTCGTTTAATCAGGCCAGCTTCGGGCACCAGCCAAGTTTTCTGATATTAGGTATCTTGATTATGAGTATATCGATTTCCCCTAGACACGAAATTAGCATAATGATAATCTCTAATTGTGAGTAAAATCACACGCAAAAGGAGGTTTGAGGAGAAATATTAAAATTGAAGGCTGCGAGAGATTTGAGGTTTAATTTAGAAAGCTGCCGAAGAGGCTGCTAAGAAATTTAATCGAAATTAGGTCAAGGTTGTTCAAGAAATCGTTAAAAAGCTTAAAGATTTCGTTGCCGAAATCTTCGTTAGGATGTGGCAGTACAAAAATGAAAGGTGGGGTAAGTTTTGTCCTGCTTAACGATTAATGAATCATTCTCCAATGATGAAACTATGAAAAGAGAACTCGGAGACCGGAATTATCCAATATGGCTGTTAATCAATCCCAAATACCCAGCGGTTCGTCATGATATATGGAGACCTATCCTGGATGAAATTCAAGACCGTGTTTTCAGAGAACTGCATACAAGAATCGACGTCTCAAATATGTATATCCGAAGTGCAGTAGGCGAGGGTGGAATCGTCCCCAATACTTTGAACTGGTGGGGGAAAGAAGTTGCTCGAGAAATTGACTATTACAGAGAAATTGTTAACGAGCACAAACCTAAAATCCTCATTTCATTTGGAGCCTTTCCCTTTGAATTTGCAAGGCGGGTTTTTGAAATTAAACCGGAGAAGGGTCCTAAGGCATGGAGTACTGCAATTCTAAAAGAGGAATTTGACAAATCCATGGAAAACTTCAACATTAATCAGACTAACAGAATTCCGCTGCTGCGCAGGGTTGTGGCAACTGATAGGCTGATAGAAAATAAGGATATTTTAATTCCAACAGATAGAGAAAATTATTTTCAATATGTTGGTTCGACGCTGGCGGAAAAGATTATCGAGAACAAGGATCACTTTGATATCTGGATAAGTTAAAGCTATCTAGACAAGCTAATTAGGTAAACTTGCTTCATTTGCTCCGAAGAGAAACAACTCTTCGGAGCAAATCTGCTTAAAATACTATGGCCAAATTGATATGGTGATAATATGCATAGCTAATTGACAGTGGTATTAACTGGGGAAGTAATTGATTCAAGTTATTAAGGCACAAAGAAATTAATCACTTTTTGGTGGAATTACAGGGGTTTATCATAAAGAACATAACTAAGGTAATAGATTTTCATTATTAATAGGTTAGTATTTTAGTCGGTTTTATTCTCTCAATAGGATAAATTGATTAAGATGATCTTGATTTGCTATAGACGTATGAGCTCTAGAATGTTACTCTAGGTTTGTGAGGATAGTCACATTCCTTAATCCACTTAATCCCCAGTGAAAGGAGGAGTTAATTTATAGAGGATCAATAAAAGGATTTTTTAGAGCTTAAATTGAGGAAATTCCAGTTTAAGTTTTAGAGGGGGGAAACCATCTGAAGGATAACAGGAAGGATAAACCGGAGGATAATCATAGGGTTGAATTTTTTCAAATAAAAAAAGCAGCCTTGCAAGGCCGCTAAGAAATTTAATCGCAAGCTCATTATAACACAAAAAGAAAAAAATGTGAGAAGGATATAGAAATTTTTATGTGATAATCAGAGCAGCACCTTGGAATATGAGAGAGGGGTGTATTAAATGAATGGTCAAAACGCAAAACGAATTTTCTTTATTTGTTTAGGCGTATGTTTATTTTTGGTATTGTATTATGCACCACAGTTTAGTTCGGCTGTGGACCCGTCGGGCAAATCTTTTGAATTGAGTCAACAAGGCAAAGCTGCCATTGGTTTGTTTTTCCTGGCAAGTATCTGGTGGGTATTTGAAGTAACCCCTATCGGTGTTACCAGTTTAATGATTGGGGTTGTGCAGGCATTATTTTTAATTCGCCCGGCAAAAGAAGCTTTTCGGGATTTCATGGATCCCACAGTAATGTTCATTTTAGGATCACTTCTTGTGGGGTTAGCCTTTACAAAATCGGGAATTACCAAGAGAATTGCCTATAAAATGTTAGTCGTAGTAGGTGAAGATACCCGAAAAATTTTGTTAGGTGTATTTATCATTACGGCTTTGTTAACTCATATTATGGCTCATACTGCTGTGGCAGCGACAATGTTCCCTATTTTAGTAACGATTTTGGCCTTGTATAACGGAGATAACCCTGAAGGAAAGCCTACTAAGTTTGGCAAGGCATTGTTCATAGGTATGGCCTATACAGCCGGTGCAGGGAGTATCTGTACTTTGTTGGGAGGAGCCCGAAATCCGGCAGCAGTTGGCTTTTATACGGAATTCACAGGCAAACAAATATCCTTTGTTGATTTCTCAGTTCACTTAGCGCCCTTCGGTTGGGCAAGTGTGTTTCTGATTTGGGCTCTGCTAATGATTATTTATAAGCCTGAAAAAGCAAAAATCGTTGGTTTGCGGGAAAAAGCAACTGCTGAGTATGCTAAGCTTGGTCCCATCAATTCAAAGGAAATTTTTGTAAGCTTCGTGGTAGCTTTTGCCCTGGCAATGCTGGTGCTGCAAGCTATAATTCCAGCCTTGAAGACGATGGATCGGTCAGTTCCTCTGTTGTTGGCCGGTGTACTCTTCTTTTTATCCAAAGTGTTGAGTGTCGAAGATCTTGAAAAGAGAATTCCCTGGAATATCGTCTTGCTCTTCTCCGGAGCGATGAGCATCGGTTTTTGTTTGTGGCAAACGGGAGCGGCTCAGTGGATCGCCATTAAATGGCTGTCCATGATCGCCGGTGCACATTGGTTAGTATTCCTGTTAGCAGTATGTTTCTTAGTATTGGTTATGACAAATTTCATTATGAATGTAGCGGCGATTGCCATTACCCTGCCGGTAGCGCTAGTAATGGCCCAGTATTTAGGGGTTAATCCGGAACTTGTTATGTATGGAGCGGTAGCCATGGCGGGTATGCCTTTCTTGCTGCTCATCGGAGCTGCTCCTAATGCCATGGCTTATGAATCGAAACAATTTACAACCGGTGAATTCTTTGTGAGCGGTATTCCGGCCAGCGCAGTCATTATGGGGGTGTTGGTAATCATGACCTTCACTTATTGGCCGGTGGTAGGCATGCCTGCTCTCCTTAGATAGTACTTCAATATAAAATGATACGCTTGGATAGTATCCAAGCGTATCATTTTATAGAAAGTTTCATCAAAAGCAGATTAAGTCCTCTGGTTAAATTAGATTTAGAATTCTTGGCCTAAAAAAGATCCGCCCTGTTTTAACAGATAGGGGTCTCCGCCGTCGTTTAGAAACTGTTCGTAATGATGCATCCATTCATCGATTTCCGGGATATGGTCTTTTAAGGAACGGTTGCCAAGAATTTTATACTGCCAATACACTATTTGAGAGTTTGCCAGTTTGGATGAGGTACAGTATTTTTTTTCAAATCCTAAAAGATGTTCCAAAGATTCATTGATCTTGTTCATGCCCTATACTCCTTACAGTGACATTACAGTTATTGTTCCCTAATAATTACCATTATATAAAATGATTGTGGGTATTTCGATTTGCTATATACTAGATTTTCGGGAGATGTTAATCTTTACTTGTAAGTTATTTATAACCTACAAGGGGGGATTTCACAAAATCATAGCTGGTAATGATTGGTCCATCTCTATTTCACTGATGCAGAAGAGGTCTTTTAGACCGTTAAGAAATTGAATCGCTTGCCTTACACTCAATGTCTCGTCCATGTAAAGGAGGGTTAATGATGAGGGAAAAATCGCGAAACTATGGGTTAAGGTGTACCAGAGGGAATTTTTTAAATGTTGTTCCGGTATATCGATCCGAAAATGGTGCTAACTATATGTTCGAGCTCTATAATAATAGAGTTCGGGCCAGTCGTCCAGTTGCTGTTCTTAAAGCTTCAAGAGGGACAGTACTGGTAGATGGCAGGGTGAAAAGATCTTTCAGGGCTATTCTTGAGATCCGGTCCGATGTGCCCTTCAGTCAAGAAGAATTGAACCATTTACCGACAGATGTTGCCACCTTGCTGATGAGGGAATTGGGAGGAAATCCTGCACAGGAAGAGTTTATTATAAAAATTACCTGTCCTATTCCCACCGATTCTTGCGACACCAGGGAAACAGTTATCTCCGAATCATGGATGAATGGTGTCATAAATCCTGATCAATACCAAATTTTTTCAGGCAGCACATTAATCATGTCAGGATAGTCCTAATTATTATACTTCCACAACCTGGTTTTTAAAATAACCAACCATGAGAAAATACGCCTTGAAACGGCTTATTAGAGCCGGATCAAAGCGTATTTTTTAATACTCTTGAAAACCTTTGGTCATCATCTCATGGTGGCGGGGATGTTTTTTTAAAAAAAAGCTATTGGCATTTTAAATTATTAGGACTCATCCCCAGTATTTAATAAATTTAGGTATGACTCATTTTCTCAGGTTATCTGGGACAAAAATTAACTTCCTATTAAAACTTCAGAACAACAAACCGGCACCGGACTCCTGGTCATTTCGGCATGTTTTCCAATAAATTCTGCGCTAGAGTCCAGATTGAGTTGGTTTTTAAAAAATGCTTTAAATTTTTATAGTGAACAGGTTTCTTAAACGTCACAAAGCTCTGTTTTCAACAAAAAAAAAGTGATTTTGGTATTCATATCCAATAAATAGAAGTTTGATATATGAAATACTGATTATAGAGATATGAATATGCTATAGACACATTCGGAATGCAGTGATACTCTTTACTTGTGAAAATTAATTCTAGGCGAGGGGAGAGGAAACCAATGATATTTACATCTTAGCATCAAGAATGTACGAAAAATCACAAACCAGTCCAAGAGTACGGCAGACCCATAAAAAAAGCAGCCAAAAAGGCCGCATAAGGAAATTGTTCAATGTCATTATACCATATTTCCCTATCAGTGTGGATGGGTAACCTTGAATTATTAAGCAGATTGACAAGCGAATTTACGGAGGAGGGAAATCACACTATGAAAAATTTGTACACTTCTCTTATGTACGCTGCTCGAGCACATGCTCAGTGGGAGATAGAGACTTCTCGAAATATTATCAAGAATCGTAAGAAGCTGTTAATACTCTTTATAATGGCTTTGCCTTTATTGATTCCGGCAATGGCTCATGCGGCATCAACACTGCCAAGCTTTGTTGGCGGTAAAGCCGCTTTCGGTCCATCCTTCTTTTCACCCACAACATTTTACGGTTCAATTGCTGTTGGCGTTATTGCCGGCCTGATTACCGGCTGTATAGGAGCCGGGGGAGGTTTTGTCATTACCCCTGCCCTGATGAGTTTGGGAGTCAAAGGGATTCTGGCTGTTGGTACGGATATGTTTCATATCTTTGCCAAAGCGATTATGGGAACAACCCTGCACAAAAAAATGGGCAATGTGCATATTGGCCTGGCGGTTGCTTTTCTAGTCGGTTCAGGATTAGGGGTAACCGGAGGCGGTATGATTAATCGTGCTTTGTATAATTTCAACCCTGTCATGAGCGATTTTGTTATAAGTTCTATTTACGTGGTATTGTTAGGATTCCTGGGGATCTTTGCCCTGAGTGAGTATCTGGGCATGAAGAAGCGATCCCAGAAAGACAGCGGTGACGCCCATGGCGGGCCGGAGAAAATGACGGCTCTTGGGGCTAAACTCCAATCCATTAATCTTGCTCCAATGATTAAATTTGATCAACACGTGGTTCCTGGAGGCAGAAAAATTTCAGGCTTCTTCGTAGCCATTTGCGGTTGTGTAACTGGGTTCCTGGCTTCCATTCTAGGTGTCGGCGGCGGTTTTGTAACCTTCCCCATGTTTGTATACGGGTTAGGAATTTCCACCGGTACCACAGTTGGAACAGATATTCTGCAAATTATCTTTACGGCGGGTTACGGTTCAATTGCCCAATATGCCATCTACGGCTATGTGTTTTACACCTTGGCAATGGGTATGCTCTTAGGTTCTCTGTTCGGAATTCAAATTGGGGCCATTACTACGAAAGTAGTCCCCGGGACACAAATTAAAGCTTTTTATGCCTTAGCAATACTGGCGGGCTTCGTCAACCGGCTCTTCGCCTTACCGGAAAAGCTTACCCAAATGGGTTATTTAACCCTGAGCACCTCTGCAGCAGCCTTAATTACTAAAATTGGTGTCTGGCTATTCTTCGGTTTAGTTTCCATCTTTGCTTTCTGGATTATCAGTACCTTTATCAGGAATATTCCCAGACTTCGTGCGGAGGCTGCCGAGGATTATGATGTAAATATGGGTAAAGGTGGTGTTTCTCAATGAGTGTTGTTAGACACAAAAAGACCTTCGCAATTGGTTTTATCATGCTCATAAGCTTTGCTCTTTGCTATATCGGCATGATGTCCCCAAACTTTGGCAACGGCAGGAACGGCTTGGAATTCGCCGATGATACGTTTAACTCACTGTCTAAAGGATCTGCTTATTTCATAGGGGATGCCCAAAAAGTTGCTGATGGGCAGTTGGGAAATATCATTAACCTCAAGATTAAAGCTGCCTCTCCGGCTGAAGCTGAAAAGTGGGCTAAGTTATACAGTTCAGCGGGTGCTGAAGTGAATGTTAAAGAATCAGCCCTGACTATTAAGGGAGATTACGGTAAGATTCTTGGAGCAGTGGTGGCTGACAGTGATTTTATGTACCACAACGACAGTCAATCTTTGGAGCAAAAATATGGTTATGATGGCCGGGAAGCAACCTACAACTGGTATGCATCTTTAAAGAAAATGGACGCTGCCTTCAAATCGAATTCCCAGTTCCTCGAAGAATTCGATTTAGTCAAAGTTCAACAGAAGGCACTTGAACCGGCTTACAACTACTTTGGCGTGGAGATCAAAAAAGTCAGTGAAAATAAGTTAACTCTGGTCTTTCTCCTCAGCTTTTACCTTCTATACACTGTTTGGTACGGTTTTGGTCTTTATTATCTCTTTGACGGCCTTGGCATTGTGGTCAATTCCAAAAAGAAGGCAGCCTGAACGGCGTGAAGTTCCCAAAACTATAAATGTCAAAGAGAGCTATAAGAACCTCTTGTGCCTATAGGAATGCTAAGATTTTAACCTTTTGCTGCAACTAGTGGCACAACTTGGAGCTTCATTAGTTGCAGCAAAAGGTTTCCTATTTGTCCTTACAAATATTAAATTGTGCCAATGAAATTAGTTTATAGCCAAGGGATTATTCTTAATAAGGGGTTGGGTAGGATGAAGAGAGAGTCGGGAGAAAAAAATTATCCTATTTGGGTGGTTATGAATCCAAAACATCCAATTAGTCACGAGAACTGGACCCCTATATTAGATGAAATTCAAGATAGAGTATATCGGGAAATGAACACTCGGATCGAGACGGCTAATATCTACTTTAGAAATGCTGTTAGTGAAAGCAGGCTTGTTCCTAACACATTGAACTGGTGGGGTCCTGAAGTAGCCAAAGAAATAGAATTGTTCAAAAAGATAGCCTTTGAAAATAAGCCTAAAATGATCTTTTCATTAGGAGCTTTTGCCTTTGAATTTTTAAGACGCGTCTTTGAAATAAAACCTGAAAAGGGGCCTAAAGCTTGGAGTAATTCAAACTTAGGCGATGAGTTTGAACGAGCTATTGAAAACTTCGATATCAATAAAGCCAATATTATTCCTCTACTGCATAGAGTTGGAGCCAATTCAAGTTTTATTGAGGGTCATAATTATTTCGGCAGGAAATCCGGCGAGAATTATTACACCTATGTAGGTGCAAAACTGGCAGAGATCATTATTCAGCATAAGGATTATCTAAGTATTTGGATTGATAATTCCGGTTCTCTGAATAACAGCGGTATCTCACCTTAGGGTAAGATAGGGGGATTTAATCATTATGAATGAAGGTAAGTTTAAAGTGCTCCTTTATTTTGATGACTCACTGCCGGGCTTTTTTGCGGCAGTTCATACGGCGGCAATCTTGAAAAATATGCCCAATATGCATTTAACAGTAGTGCAGGTTCAGGAGGGCTGCGAAGATTCTGCGATTACAGAATTCACTTGGCTTGATACCAAAGATCTCGTCAATTGGGCCATTGCCAGAAGCAGCGGGAAAGGTGCTGAGGGATACTGGCCATTAAGCACTGAATCAGAATGGCTGAAACGGGTTTCTGAGCGGTCTCATACTTCTCTTAAAAATGAATATTGTGAGATATTAGCCCGGACCAACGAAATATTTCGGGAAAGAGCCCATGATGTCAGTCATCTGGTGATCTATGGCAATCCGGGAATTTCCAACACCCTGGAAGCTCTTAACCAATACGCCGCAAAGCATGCCTATAATTTAATAATTATGGGTACCCGGGGATTTAATACTCTCAAAGTGTTATTTTTCGGATGTTTGGCCGGGTGTTCTCCGGTGCCTATGACGCTGGTCAGGAAGCTTCCTCAGGGATTAATGAAGCATTAGCAAATGATGAAAAGGGGCTGTGTCCTAGGTCGGGCAGTTTCGCCACATCCGCAAACCGCAGCATTCCGAGGCTCGCCCCCTCGCGGCTGCGGGAGCGAAGCCAAACCTCCGGGCAGTACCTGATGTTAACCATGGCTTCGCATTCCCCGCAGCCGCTTGTGGGCTTAACCGCCTCTCCATGCAATGGGTTTGCTCCTGTGGACGAAGCTGCCCTGGCTTTCGGGTCTACGGGTTTCTTTAGAATGTTTTTGGGTTATTTATAAGATGAATAGTTCATAGCGGTATAAAAACCATGTCCGGGATTAAATAATAATAACGGATATGGTTTTTGGTTATATTTCACGATGATTCTGAGTGATGCCATTGACTTTGAATATCAT
This Desulfosporosinus orientis DSM 765 DNA region includes the following protein-coding sequences:
- a CDS encoding universal stress protein, which produces MNEGKFKVLLYFDDSLPGFFAAVHTAAILKNMPNMHLTVVQVQEGCEDSAITEFTWLDTKDLVNWAIARSSGKGAEGYWPLSTESEWLKRVSERSHTSLKNEYCEILARTNEIFRERAHDVSHLVIYGNPGISNTLEALNQYAAKHAYNLIIMGTRGFNTLKVLFFGCLAGCSPVPMTLVRKLPQGLMKH
- a CDS encoding SLC13 family permease, with protein sequence MNGQNAKRIFFICLGVCLFLVLYYAPQFSSAVDPSGKSFELSQQGKAAIGLFFLASIWWVFEVTPIGVTSLMIGVVQALFLIRPAKEAFRDFMDPTVMFILGSLLVGLAFTKSGITKRIAYKMLVVVGEDTRKILLGVFIITALLTHIMAHTAVAATMFPILVTILALYNGDNPEGKPTKFGKALFIGMAYTAGAGSICTLLGGARNPAAVGFYTEFTGKQISFVDFSVHLAPFGWASVFLIWALLMIIYKPEKAKIVGLREKATAEYAKLGPINSKEIFVSFVVAFALAMLVLQAIIPALKTMDRSVPLLLAGVLFFLSKVLSVEDLEKRIPWNIVLLFSGAMSIGFCLWQTGAAQWIAIKWLSMIAGAHWLVFLLAVCFLVLVMTNFIMNVAAIAITLPVALVMAQYLGVNPELVMYGAVAMAGMPFLLLIGAAPNAMAYESKQFTTGEFFVSGIPASAVIMGVLVIMTFTYWPVVGMPALLR
- a CDS encoding universal stress protein, which codes for MKNSAFNVLLYSDGSQQAFSAAVYAANLLKSMPNMKLTIVQVQESNEGSMGTEYSWIDTWPVSPTSEWMKRVIESDSNVKNLYQDILSTTSSIFHERAKDVNHHVIYSNPSITDTVDALLEYAEKKHFKLIIMGTRGLTTLKGLIFGCLAHNVLNRSPIPVLLIKKLPQDFIDDFCLHLGS
- a CDS encoding sulfite exporter TauE/SafE family protein, with the protein product MKNLYTSLMYAARAHAQWEIETSRNIIKNRKKLLILFIMALPLLIPAMAHAASTLPSFVGGKAAFGPSFFSPTTFYGSIAVGVIAGLITGCIGAGGGFVITPALMSLGVKGILAVGTDMFHIFAKAIMGTTLHKKMGNVHIGLAVAFLVGSGLGVTGGGMINRALYNFNPVMSDFVISSIYVVLLGFLGIFALSEYLGMKKRSQKDSGDAHGGPEKMTALGAKLQSINLAPMIKFDQHVVPGGRKISGFFVAICGCVTGFLASILGVGGGFVTFPMFVYGLGISTGTTVGTDILQIIFTAGYGSIAQYAIYGYVFYTLAMGMLLGSLFGIQIGAITTKVVPGTQIKAFYALAILAGFVNRLFALPEKLTQMGYLTLSTSAAALITKIGVWLFFGLVSIFAFWIISTFIRNIPRLRAEAAEDYDVNMGKGGVSQ